A portion of the Achromobacter sp. MFA1 R4 genome contains these proteins:
- a CDS encoding DNA translocase FtsK produces the protein MPRISTASPRASRNTRNGPSPLQTRISALLREARWILFAALAAWLTLVLATWSASDPGWSHSVPGDVVRNQGGRLGAYLADILLYLFGFSAWWWVVLLLHRVRAGYRRLAAQLRVANSKQPEVLPRVHWEEGIGFFLLMVGSLGMEALRLASRGTHLPGASETASGAGGVIGQMLSDLIGNSIGFTGATLAFLVMLAIGLSLFFSFSWLAVAERVGAWLEGLVRKVRNSYTARQDRKVGEVAKTVRNEQVVAKQEKLVHEQPVRIEPAITVVPKSERVEKEKQQSLFFAPAPGAEGDLPAISLLDPPLNNQETVSAETIEFTSRLIEKKLADFGVSVTVVAAQAGPVITRYEIEPATGVKGSQIVNLAKDLARALSLVSIRVVETIPGKNLMGLELPNPRRQMVRLSEILGSQTYHASHSVVTMALGKDIAGNPVVADLAKMPHLLVAGTTGSGKSVGINAMILSLLYKADASHTRLILIDPKMLEMSVYEGIPHLLAPVVTDMRQASNALNWCVGEMEKRYRLMSKMGVRNLAGYNTKIRDAIKREEPIPNPFSLTPDQPEPLAPLPTIVVVIDELADLMMVVGKKIEELIARLAQKARAAGIHLILATQRPSVDVITGLIKANIPTRIAFQVSSKIDSRTILDQMGAETLLGQGDMLYMPPGTGLPVRVHGAFCSDDEVHRVVESLKAQGEPNYVEGLLEGGLEGDGAEGASSVTGIGGDAESDPMYDQACEVVLKHRRASISLVQRHLRIGYNRAARLLEQMEQSGMVSAMQSNGNREILVPAAAAAREEA, from the coding sequence ATGCCGCGTATCTCCACTGCTTCTCCGCGCGCCTCGCGCAACACCCGCAACGGACCCTCGCCGCTGCAAACGCGCATTTCCGCGTTGCTGCGCGAAGCCCGCTGGATCCTGTTTGCCGCCCTGGCGGCCTGGCTTACCCTGGTGCTCGCCACCTGGAGCGCGTCCGACCCCGGTTGGTCGCACTCGGTGCCGGGCGACGTGGTGCGCAACCAGGGCGGCCGGCTGGGCGCCTATCTGGCGGACATCCTCCTTTATTTGTTCGGTTTTTCGGCCTGGTGGTGGGTCGTCCTGCTGCTGCACCGCGTGCGCGCCGGCTACCGCCGTCTGGCGGCGCAGTTGCGCGTGGCCAACAGCAAGCAGCCCGAAGTGCTGCCGCGCGTCCACTGGGAAGAAGGCATCGGCTTTTTCCTGCTGATGGTCGGATCGCTGGGCATGGAAGCCCTGCGGCTGGCCAGCCGCGGCACCCATCTGCCCGGCGCATCCGAAACCGCCAGCGGCGCGGGCGGGGTCATCGGACAGATGCTGTCCGACCTGATCGGCAACAGCATCGGCTTCACGGGCGCGACGCTGGCGTTCCTGGTCATGCTCGCGATCGGACTCAGTCTGTTTTTCTCGTTCTCCTGGCTCGCGGTCGCCGAGCGCGTGGGGGCCTGGCTGGAAGGCCTGGTCCGCAAGGTGCGCAATTCCTATACCGCCCGCCAGGACCGCAAGGTCGGCGAAGTCGCCAAGACCGTGCGCAATGAGCAGGTCGTCGCCAAGCAGGAAAAGCTGGTGCACGAGCAGCCGGTCCGCATCGAGCCGGCCATCACCGTGGTGCCCAAGTCCGAGCGCGTCGAAAAGGAAAAGCAGCAGTCGCTGTTTTTCGCGCCCGCGCCTGGCGCCGAAGGCGACCTGCCGGCCATCAGCCTGCTGGATCCGCCCCTGAACAACCAGGAAACCGTCTCGGCCGAGACCATCGAGTTCACCTCGCGCCTGATCGAAAAGAAGCTCGCCGACTTCGGCGTTTCGGTCACCGTGGTGGCCGCGCAGGCCGGCCCGGTCATCACCCGCTACGAAATCGAGCCGGCCACCGGCGTCAAGGGCAGCCAGATCGTCAACCTGGCCAAGGACCTGGCGCGCGCGCTCAGCCTGGTCAGCATCCGGGTCGTGGAAACCATTCCGGGCAAGAACCTGATGGGCCTGGAATTGCCCAATCCGCGCCGCCAGATGGTGCGTCTGTCCGAAATCCTGGGCTCGCAGACCTACCATGCCAGCCATTCGGTGGTGACCATGGCGCTGGGCAAGGACATCGCCGGCAATCCGGTGGTCGCCGACCTGGCCAAGATGCCTCACCTGCTGGTGGCGGGCACCACCGGTTCGGGCAAGTCCGTCGGGATCAACGCCATGATCCTGTCGCTGCTCTACAAGGCCGACGCCTCGCACACGCGCCTGATCCTGATCGATCCGAAGATGCTCGAAATGAGCGTCTACGAAGGCATTCCGCATCTGCTGGCGCCCGTCGTCACCGACATGCGCCAGGCGTCCAACGCGCTGAACTGGTGCGTCGGCGAAATGGAAAAGCGCTATCGCCTCATGAGCAAGATGGGCGTGCGCAACCTGGCGGGCTACAACACCAAGATCCGCGACGCCATCAAGCGCGAGGAGCCGATCCCCAATCCGTTCTCGCTGACTCCGGACCAGCCCGAGCCCCTGGCGCCGCTGCCCACCATCGTGGTCGTCATCGACGAGCTGGCCGACCTGATGATGGTGGTCGGCAAGAAAATCGAAGAACTCATCGCCCGCCTGGCCCAGAAGGCGCGCGCGGCCGGCATCCATCTCATTCTGGCCACGCAGCGTCCCAGCGTGGACGTGATCACCGGCCTGATCAAGGCCAACATCCCGACGCGCATCGCGTTCCAGGTGTCGTCCAAGATCGACTCGCGCACCATTCTTGACCAGATGGGCGCGGAAACCCTGCTGGGCCAGGGCGACATGCTGTACATGCCGCCGGGCACCGGCCTGCCGGTGCGCGTGCACGGCGCCTTCTGCAGCGATGACGAGGTCCACCGCGTCGTCGAAAGCCTGAAGGCGCAGGGCGAACCGAACTACGTGGAAGGCCTGCTCGAAGGCGGGCTGGAAGGCGACGGGGCCGAGGGCGCCAGCAGCGTCACCGGCATCGGCGGCGATGCGGAATCGGACCCCATGTACGACCAGGCCTGCGAGGTCGTGCTCAAGCACCGCCGCGCGTCCATCTCGCTGGTGCAGCGGCATCTGCGGATTGGTTACAACCGTGCGGCCCGGTTACTTGAGCAGATGGAGCAATCGGGTATGGTGTCGGCGATGCAGTCCAATGGCAACCGCGAGATCCTCGTTCCCGCCGCTGCCGCCGCCCGAGAGGAAGCATGA
- the lolA gene encoding outer membrane lipoprotein chaperone LolA: MKTFTRLAAVALLGLSPALALAASAQEQLRAFVSTVTSATGSFSQYTVNNQGRTQPAQTGVFSFQRPGKFKWAVQKPYEQLVISDGRQVFQYDPDLAQVTERKVDAAIGTSPAAILFGSGSLEQSFDVSALPAKDGVDWLRAKPRTADAGFSRVDIGMKDNLPVRVELLDSFGQTTRVDLSGIQANPQLPAKEFQFTAPKGVDVVKM; encoded by the coding sequence ATGAAGACGTTTACCCGCCTGGCCGCCGTCGCGCTGCTGGGCCTGTCGCCGGCCCTGGCGCTTGCCGCCAGCGCGCAGGAACAGTTGCGCGCCTTCGTGTCCACGGTCACGTCGGCCACCGGTTCGTTCTCGCAGTACACCGTGAACAACCAGGGCCGCACGCAGCCCGCGCAGACCGGGGTGTTTTCGTTCCAGCGTCCCGGCAAGTTCAAGTGGGCCGTGCAAAAGCCCTACGAACAGCTGGTCATCTCCGACGGCCGCCAGGTGTTCCAGTATGACCCTGACCTGGCCCAGGTCACCGAGCGCAAGGTCGACGCCGCCATCGGCACCTCGCCGGCCGCGATCCTCTTTGGGTCCGGCTCGCTCGAACAATCCTTCGATGTCTCCGCGCTGCCGGCCAAGGACGGCGTGGACTGGCTGCGCGCCAAGCCGCGCACGGCAGACGCCGGCTTTTCCCGCGTCGACATCGGCATGAAAGACAACCTGCCCGTGCGCGTGGAACTGCTGGACTCATTCGGCCAGACCACCCGCGTGGACCTGTCGGGCATCCAGGCCAATCCGCAATTGCCCGCCAAGGAATTCCAGTTCACCGCGCCCAAGGGTGTGGATGTGGTGAAGATGTAG